A stretch of DNA from Juglans microcarpa x Juglans regia isolate MS1-56 chromosome 5D, Jm3101_v1.0, whole genome shotgun sequence:
TTTCTTGTTCTTGTCATACATCACGGGAGAGCCACCTCTAATCATTTCCTGGAGCTTGAACACCATTTGTTGGTCTGGAATCACCACGAAATTCTCAGTGATTGCGAAGTCATGCATCATGGTAGGCACTGGCACTGGAATTTCAACGTCCGGGGACTTCTTTCCATCCTGAGAGAACCTGAAATACTTGAGATACGGCTTCTGGATGACATCGTAGCTGAGAGCAAAGAGTTCTTTGGTAACAGGGTCGACCTTCGGATGAGCAATCATGGTGGAGTGAAGTTGGTTTTCAAAATTGTATCGGCCTACACTTTCGAGGTCACCCAAGGAAGAGATTCGGACCTGATATGGCAAATCGTCCTCCGACATGGCGAGCAGTCTGTCGTTGAAGTACACTAATCCAGCGTTCGCGACTCCGGTACCCTGGTTGTGGTCGACCAGCCCGAAAAGCCCTCGAGCGTAGAATAAAAGAAGGCGCGCGACACCAGAGTGTCCATGGAGCTCACCTATGGCTTTTGGGAAGACCGGGCGGCCGAGTTCTCGCTCTTGGACAAGTCTTTGCGTCTCGGTGAACCGGCATGCGTAGCTGACGGAGCCGCCACTGATGGTGACGGCATGAACCATGCCGTCACCGTCGAAGAGGTGGTGGCCAGCAACGGGTTCAAATAGAGGGTTGGCTCCGTTGCGGAGGTACACGCCATTAATGCATTCGGGGATTGTGCCGGTGATCGGAAGTGAGTGCCGAACAGGCTGTTCAGGGACCGGAGCGAAGTTTCCGGCAATCTGAACTCTTGGGTCGGCAGTTTTCGGAAGTGATTGTTGGCTCTCGCGTGAGAGCAACGCGCCTTCCGCCATGTCCAAGGCCACGGCCGCAGCTCTTTGTAGTAAATTCCACTGTGGACTTTGTTGGGTTTTGGGTTTGACGGTGGCGTCTTTTTTAGTAGTTACAGGGTGTTGGTACCCCTGCTGTTTTGGGAAATGAAGCACCGAAGGAGAGTTTAAAGCGCAGTGTGTGCGAATGCTGACTCTACTActgttgtgcttcttcttcaaggAGACGGATCTTGATGGAAAGCCCAAATCCACTAGTGATGAAGAGGAAGACAAAGATGTGTGAAGTATTTGGGCTTTAGCCCAACTACTAGAGCTGGGTGGAGATAAAGCAGCAGCCATGGCTTTGGGTGTTTTCTCTCTCAGTAGAGTGAAGGCGAGAGAGTTTCTCAATTGGCTCGTTTtggagagagagacggagaggaaaagagagagtttTGGAGAGAACGGGAGAGAAAAGAAGTTATAAATAGCCGATGGGGGGGTGGAGAAAGAGaaggtttttgttttggtatgGCGTCCACCTCAGACATGTAAGAGAAGACCACGTGGTAGTTTTGTGGAAAGGGCACTGGGGATTGACATTAGAGGTTTCCAAAATATATTGGCGTGGGGCACCCCCAAACAACCACCATACAcaggagagagagtgttttggGGTATATAATTGGAGGGGTCCTATAATTAAGGACCAATAAGAAGTCGAAACAGAGTGAGAGTCACAAAAAGGATCGAGGGTGAAAATTAAATGAGGAAGGAAGCGAGCAACtcaactcttataatatatgtatatttcc
This window harbors:
- the LOC121266206 gene encoding 9-cis-epoxycarotenoid dioxygenase NCED2, chloroplastic-like, which gives rise to MAAALSPPSSSSWAKAQILHTSLSSSSSLVDLGFPSRSVSLKKKHNSSRVSIRTHCALNSPSVLHFPKQQGYQHPVTTKKDATVKPKTQQSPQWNLLQRAAAVALDMAEGALLSRESQQSLPKTADPRVQIAGNFAPVPEQPVRHSLPITGTIPECINGVYLRNGANPLFEPVAGHHLFDGDGMVHAVTISGGSVSYACRFTETQRLVQERELGRPVFPKAIGELHGHSGVARLLLFYARGLFGLVDHNQGTGVANAGLVYFNDRLLAMSEDDLPYQVRISSLGDLESVGRYNFENQLHSTMIAHPKVDPVTKELFALSYDVIQKPYLKYFRFSQDGKKSPDVEIPVPVPTMMHDFAITENFVVIPDQQMVFKLQEMIRGGSPVMYDKNKKSRFGILAKNARNASDIIWVESPDTFCFHLWNAWEEPESDEVVVIGSCMTPPDSIFNECDESLKSVLSEIRLNLKTGESTRRPILSESEQVNLEVGMVNRNKLGRKTRYGYLAIAEPWPKVSGFAKVDFSTGDVKKYTYGDRRYGGEPFFLPRDPSSENEDDGYILAFVHDERTWKSELQIVNAMNLQLEASVKLPSRVPYGFHGTFIESKDLKNQA